In Peromyscus eremicus chromosome 2, PerEre_H2_v1, whole genome shotgun sequence, a single genomic region encodes these proteins:
- the LOC131904965 gene encoding astrocytic phosphoprotein PEA-15-like isoform X2, producing the protein MAEYGTLLQDLTNNITLEDLEQLKSACKEDIPSEKNNLSYIEHIFEISCHPDLLTMVVDYRTRVLKIWEEDELDTKLTHIPCAKKYKDIIRQPSEEEIFKLAPPPKKA; encoded by the exons ATGGCAGAGTATGGGACTCTCCTTCAGGACCTGACCAACAACATCACCCTCGAAGATCTGGAACAGCTCAAGTCAGCCTGCAAGGAGGACATTCCCAGCGAGAAGA ACAACCTATCCTACATTGAGCACATCTTTGAGATATCCTGCCATCCTGATCTACTCACTATGGTGGTTGACTACAGAACCCGTGTGctgaagatctgggaggaggacGAGCTGGATACCAAGCTAACCCATATCCCCTGTGCCAAGAAATACAAAGACATTATCCGGCAGCCCTCTGAGGAAGAAATCTTCAAATTGGCTCCCCCACCAAAGAAGGCCTGA
- the LOC131904965 gene encoding astrocytic phosphoprotein PEA-15-like isoform X1: MAEYGTLLQDLTNNITLEDLEQLKSACKEDIPSEKSEITTGSAWFSFLKSHNKLDKDNLSYIEHIFEISCHPDLLTMVVDYRTRVLKIWEEDELDTKLTHIPCAKKYKDIIRQPSEEEIFKLAPPPKKA; encoded by the coding sequence ATGGCAGAGTATGGGACTCTCCTTCAGGACCTGACCAACAACATCACCCTCGAAGATCTGGAACAGCTCAAGTCAGCCTGCAAGGAGGACATTCCCAGCGAGAAGAGTGAGATCACCACAGGCAGTGCCTGGTTTAGCTTCCTGAAGAGCCACAACAAGCTGGACAAAGACAACCTATCCTACATTGAGCACATCTTTGAGATATCCTGCCATCCTGATCTACTCACTATGGTGGTTGACTACAGAACCCGTGTGctgaagatctgggaggaggacGAGCTGGATACCAAGCTAACCCATATCCCCTGTGCCAAGAAATACAAAGACATTATCCGGCAGCCCTCTGAGGAAGAAATCTTCAAATTGGCTCCCCCACCAAAGAAGGCCTGA